Proteins found in one Methanofollis fontis genomic segment:
- a CDS encoding class I SAM-dependent DNA methyltransferase: protein MAQLEHIEAIEKRLWNAADTLRANSNYASNEYFLPVMGLIFLRHAYSRFLAVKDPIEANLPKRGGKTRALTKEDFSQKSAIFLQPRAQFDYLVSLTDSDDRARAIIEAMESIEGDYVNLRGVLPKSEYQELDNTVLGQLLRTLNPDELKRVSGDVFGRIYEYFLTQFADQKAHDAGEFFTPVSLVSLIANVLEPEAGTVLDPACGSGGMFVQSARFVERHHQNPVDRLTFYGLEKNATTIRLAKMNLAVHGLEGDIHKAITYYEDPHELLGRADFVMANPPFNVDEIDADKVKTDPRLPFGLPGTNKKGKVSNGNYVWISYFYSYLNEQGRAGFVMSSQASSAGHGEAKVRQKLVETGDVDLMIAIRSNFFYTRTVPCELWFLNRDRPEQHRDKVLMIDARNIYRKVTRKIYDFSPEQEQNILAIVWLYRGHTEKYLDLVAGYCHRMLDETEGCFATLNDDGETIEPLPSFISSLSTLREALQPFLATLPADGPHAEALTELDDVMPLFEADVAGFRKEISGQQAAWQTQKTTNGELKKAVDRLAPLVDSSRDLVKQTDLLYKLASRLIDTCENECDARGSNAWSGRDVTRARKAADEARQVAVEQLKQVRYFWRQAHWLTERFPDAKLCDVEGLVKLVDRAEIEANDWSLTPGRYVGVAPEEEDEDFDFEEALREIHVELESLNAEAVQLAATIKKNFEELGV from the coding sequence TTGAGGCAAATCTCCCCAAACGCGGTGGCAAGACGCGGGCACTGACCAAGGAAGACTTCTCCCAGAAGAGCGCGATCTTCCTGCAGCCCAGGGCGCAGTTTGACTATCTGGTCTCTCTCACGGACAGTGACGATCGCGCCAGGGCCATCATCGAGGCGATGGAGTCCATCGAGGGGGATTACGTCAACCTCAGGGGTGTTCTGCCCAAGAGCGAATACCAGGAACTGGACAACACCGTGCTCGGCCAGCTCCTCCGCACACTCAATCCCGATGAGCTCAAGCGGGTCTCCGGTGATGTGTTCGGCCGCATCTACGAGTATTTCCTGACTCAGTTCGCCGATCAGAAAGCCCACGATGCCGGTGAGTTCTTCACGCCGGTCTCGCTCGTCTCGCTCATCGCAAACGTTCTCGAACCCGAAGCCGGCACTGTTCTGGACCCGGCCTGCGGGTCCGGCGGTATGTTCGTCCAGAGCGCCCGCTTCGTCGAGCGCCATCACCAAAACCCGGTCGACAGGCTCACCTTCTACGGGCTGGAAAAGAACGCCACCACCATCCGCCTGGCAAAGATGAATCTGGCCGTCCATGGTCTGGAAGGCGACATCCACAAGGCCATCACCTATTATGAAGACCCCCACGAACTGTTGGGCAGGGCCGACTTCGTGATGGCCAATCCTCCCTTCAACGTCGACGAGATCGACGCAGACAAGGTCAAGACAGACCCGCGTCTTCCCTTCGGCCTGCCGGGGACCAACAAGAAGGGCAAGGTCTCAAACGGCAATTATGTCTGGATCAGTTATTTCTACAGTTACCTGAACGAACAGGGGCGGGCGGGCTTCGTGATGTCCTCCCAGGCATCGAGTGCCGGTCATGGCGAAGCGAAGGTCCGCCAGAAACTCGTCGAGACGGGTGATGTGGACCTGATGATCGCCATCCGCTCCAACTTCTTCTATACCCGTACGGTTCCCTGCGAGCTCTGGTTCCTCAACCGCGACAGGCCCGAACAGCACCGCGACAAGGTGCTGATGATCGATGCGAGGAATATCTACCGGAAGGTCACCCGCAAGATCTACGACTTTTCGCCCGAGCAGGAGCAGAACATCCTCGCCATCGTCTGGCTCTACCGCGGCCACACCGAGAAGTACCTCGATCTCGTGGCAGGCTATTGCCATCGCATGCTGGATGAAACCGAGGGCTGTTTCGCCACCCTGAATGACGACGGTGAAACGATCGAGCCGCTTCCTTCGTTCATCAGTTCCCTTTCCACGCTGCGGGAGGCACTGCAGCCGTTCCTTGCGACCCTGCCCGCAGATGGCCCCCACGCCGAGGCGCTCACGGAACTCGACGATGTGATGCCCCTGTTCGAAGCAGACGTGGCGGGCTTCCGGAAAGAGATTTCCGGGCAGCAGGCTGCGTGGCAGACACAGAAGACCACCAACGGAGAACTCAAGAAAGCGGTCGACCGCCTCGCCCCGCTGGTCGATAGCAGCCGCGACCTTGTCAAACAGACGGACCTCCTCTATAAACTCGCCTCCCGCCTCATCGACACCTGCGAGAACGAATGCGACGCCCGCGGCAGCAATGCATGGTCAGGCCGCGATGTCACCCGCGCCCGCAAGGCCGCCGATGAAGCCCGCCAGGTAGCTGTGGAGCAGCTCAAGCAGGTGCGCTACTTCTGGCGGCAGGCCCACTGGCTGACCGAACGATTCCCCGATGCGAAGCTCTGCGATGTGGAAGGGCTGGTCAAGCTCGTGGACAGGGCCGAGATCGAGGCCAACGACTGGTCCCTGACTCCCGGCCGCTATGTCGGCGTCGCCCCCGAGGAAGAGGACGAGGACTTCGACTTCGAGGAAGCGCTACGCGAGATTCACGTGGAGCTGGAGAGTCTCAACGCCGAGGCGGTGCAGCTGGCGGCGACCATCAAGAAGAACTTTGAGGAGCTGGGGGTATGA
- a CDS encoding PDDEXK nuclease domain-containing protein, giving the protein MTVPDLPEGYGSLLVEVKERILTARYRALRAVNTELVGLYRDIGEIIARRQEHEGWGRSVVERLATDLQQEFPGIRGFSVQNLWYMRQFYLEYRDSEKLQPLVGEVSWSHNLVIMARCKDPLEREFYLRMTRKFGWSRNVLVHHIENQSYEKTLLGQTNFDRALTPELRAQAKLAVRDEYTFDFLELGEEHSERELERALIARVEEFLRVMGGIFAFVGSQFRLEVGEKEYFIDLLLFHRRLRCLVAVELKIGEFQPEFVGKMQFYLAALDRQERQEEENPPIGIVLCKEKSRTVVEYALQSSISPIGIATYRTVRELPRELRDELPGPEEIARLLEDGE; this is encoded by the coding sequence ATGACAGTTCCGGACCTGCCGGAAGGGTATGGCTCACTGCTCGTCGAGGTCAAAGAGCGGATTCTCACCGCCCGGTACCGGGCGCTCAGGGCGGTCAATACGGAACTGGTCGGGCTGTACCGGGATATCGGCGAAATAATCGCCCGCCGGCAGGAGCACGAGGGATGGGGCAGGTCGGTCGTCGAGCGGCTGGCGACCGACCTGCAGCAGGAGTTTCCCGGGATCCGGGGTTTTTCCGTCCAGAATCTCTGGTATATGCGGCAGTTCTACCTGGAGTACCGCGACAGCGAAAAACTCCAACCACTGGTTGGAGAAGTCAGCTGGAGTCACAACCTCGTCATCATGGCGCGGTGCAAGGACCCCCTGGAGCGTGAGTTCTACCTCCGCATGACCCGCAAGTTCGGCTGGTCGAGGAACGTGCTGGTCCACCATATCGAGAACCAGAGCTACGAAAAGACGCTCCTCGGGCAGACCAACTTCGACCGGGCTCTCACGCCGGAGCTGCGGGCGCAGGCAAAACTCGCGGTCAGGGACGAGTATACGTTCGATTTCCTGGAACTTGGGGAGGAGCACTCCGAGCGGGAGCTCGAACGCGCTCTCATCGCCCGGGTCGAGGAGTTCCTGCGGGTAATGGGCGGCATCTTCGCCTTCGTCGGCAGCCAGTTCCGACTGGAGGTCGGGGAGAAGGAGTACTTCATCGACCTGCTGCTCTTCCACCGGCGGCTCCGCTGCCTGGTGGCCGTCGAGCTGAAGATCGGCGAGTTCCAGCCCGAGTTCGTCGGGAAGATGCAGTTCTACCTCGCCGCCCTGGACCGGCAGGAGCGGCAGGAGGAGGAAAATCCCCCGATCGGGATCGTCCTCTGCAAGGAGAAGAGCCGCACCGTCGTCGAGTACGCCCTGCAGTCCTCGATAAGCCCCATCGGCATCGCCACCTACCGGACGGTCAGGGAGCTGCCCCGGGAACTCCGGGACGAGCTGCCGGGCCCGGAGGAGATCGCGAGGCTTCTGGAGGACGGGGAATGA
- a CDS encoding restriction endonuclease subunit S gives MSWSEIALGDAIHVKHGFAFKGQHFSDSGEFIVLTPGNFYEEGGFRVRPGKDRFYTGDIPEGYVLEEDDLIVAMTEQGPGLLGSSALIPEGGKYLHNQRLGLIQERNGLIDKKFLYYLFNTKAVRGQISGSATGTKVRHTAPERIYRVRVTVPADLNEQKKIASILSAYDDLIENNQRRIQLLEQAARLLYREWFVHLRFPGHEHVRVVDGVPEGWGRKRLSELCTDVRDATDPKTLPPETVYIGLEHIPRRSITLNDWGSAADVDSTKYKFAEGDILFGKIRPYFHKVGFALVDGITSSDAIVIRPNGNQLYHYVLFLLSSAEFVALASKTVREGSKMPRADWKFLLKSEFLLPPHTLLTLFSDTVAPICDQLRNLALMNQQLTQARDLLLPRLMNGEVAV, from the coding sequence GTGAGCTGGAGCGAAATTGCCCTCGGGGATGCAATTCATGTGAAACACGGATTTGCATTTAAAGGTCAACACTTCTCTGATAGTGGCGAATTTATCGTCCTCACGCCTGGCAACTTCTATGAGGAAGGCGGCTTTCGAGTTCGTCCCGGCAAAGACCGGTTCTATACTGGAGACATTCCTGAAGGCTACGTGCTCGAAGAGGATGACCTAATCGTTGCAATGACTGAGCAGGGCCCGGGTCTTCTCGGAAGTTCCGCCTTGATCCCTGAAGGTGGGAAATATCTTCACAACCAGCGATTAGGTCTCATTCAAGAGCGAAATGGTCTGATTGACAAGAAGTTCCTCTACTACCTGTTCAACACGAAAGCAGTACGAGGCCAAATAAGCGGCAGCGCTACTGGAACGAAGGTTCGGCATACTGCTCCTGAACGCATCTATCGTGTCAGAGTAACGGTTCCTGCAGATCTCAATGAACAGAAGAAAATTGCCTCCATCCTCTCCGCCTACGACGACCTCATCGAGAACAATCAGCGTCGGATTCAATTGCTCGAACAGGCGGCGAGGCTGCTCTACCGGGAATGGTTCGTCCACCTCCGCTTCCCTGGCCATGAACATGTCAGGGTCGTGGATGGCGTGCCGGAGGGGTGGGGGAGGAAGCGACTCTCTGAACTCTGCACGGATGTCCGCGACGCAACCGATCCGAAGACTCTACCGCCAGAAACTGTCTACATCGGGCTTGAGCACATTCCACGGCGTTCTATCACACTGAATGACTGGGGAAGTGCTGCAGATGTCGACAGCACCAAATACAAATTCGCGGAAGGGGACATACTCTTTGGAAAGATCCGGCCGTACTTCCACAAAGTCGGCTTTGCTCTTGTCGACGGGATCACTTCTTCAGATGCAATTGTGATTCGCCCAAACGGGAATCAGCTCTATCACTACGTTCTGTTCCTGCTCTCAAGCGCTGAGTTTGTGGCTTTGGCATCAAAAACTGTTCGCGAAGGCTCGAAGATGCCGCGAGCCGACTGGAAATTCCTCCTCAAATCAGAGTTCTTGCTGCCGCCGCATACCCTGTTGACTTTGTTCAGTGATACAGTCGCTCCAATCTGCGATCAGTTACGAAATCTTGCCTTGATGAATCAACAACTTACACAAGCCCGCGATTTGCTCCTGCCTCGCTTAATGAACGGGGAGGTAGCAGTATGA
- a CDS encoding HNH endonuclease gives MSATYATKLLLAFRSGDTCAMPGCNCKLTPDSDSGYPINVGEAAHIAGEHNGDGKKKRSARYDPSMTDEQRNHYNNLIYLCSTCHTTIDAIPHGENAYPVERLHKIKAKHEEKVRQAMLDAFADVGFPELEEATRWATTIQPSVVTTDYSLLGLDDKIKKNDLDDDARGVIAMGLGVASEVSRYIESVAQTDAEFPERLKAGFLEEYWCLKKEGIKGGDLFELMCRFAQRGFTRQAQRSAGLAVLIHLFETCEVFEK, from the coding sequence ATGAGCGCAACCTACGCAACCAAACTGCTGTTGGCCTTTAGAAGTGGCGACACCTGCGCAATGCCTGGATGCAATTGTAAACTCACACCCGATAGCGATTCGGGTTATCCTATCAATGTCGGTGAAGCTGCCCATATCGCGGGAGAGCATAATGGTGATGGTAAAAAAAAGAGGTCTGCACGATACGACCCCAGTATGACCGATGAGCAACGCAACCACTACAATAACCTGATCTATCTCTGCAGTACCTGTCACACCACCATCGACGCCATCCCGCATGGCGAGAACGCCTATCCGGTCGAAAGACTGCATAAAATCAAAGCGAAGCACGAGGAAAAGGTCCGCCAGGCAATGCTTGATGCATTCGCTGACGTTGGATTCCCGGAACTGGAGGAGGCAACGCGGTGGGCCACTACAATCCAGCCGTCTGTCGTCACCACCGATTATTCGCTGCTCGGGCTCGATGACAAAATCAAGAAGAACGATCTCGACGATGATGCACGTGGCGTCATCGCGATGGGGCTGGGCGTCGCAAGTGAAGTATCCCGGTACATTGAGAGCGTTGCTCAGACTGATGCTGAATTTCCAGAACGCCTAAAAGCTGGTTTCCTTGAGGAATACTGGTGTCTCAAGAAGGAAGGCATCAAAGGCGGTGACCTATTCGAGTTGATGTGCAGGTTTGCCCAGCGAGGTTTTACCCGCCAAGCCCAACGTTCAGCCGGGTTGGCTGTATTGATCCACCTGTTTGAAACATGTGAGGTGTTCGAGAAATGA
- a CDS encoding ABC-three component system middle component 6 produces MILPSKHISEEQSLLGVGAVLLYCLEQPQTVTSLWDKVRDDPSVGTYERFVLALDLLHITGVINLSQGMIQREAS; encoded by the coding sequence ATGATCTTGCCATCGAAGCACATCTCTGAAGAACAGTCCCTGCTTGGCGTCGGCGCCGTATTGTTGTATTGCTTGGAACAGCCACAGACTGTCACCAGCCTCTGGGACAAGGTTCGGGATGACCCGTCTGTTGGAACCTACGAACGTTTTGTGCTGGCATTAGACCTTTTACACATTACGGGAGTCATCAACCTCTCCCAAGGCATGATCCAGCGGGAGGCGTCATGA
- a CDS encoding ABC-three component system protein has translation MIHSVSANQPSFHTVNFTTGLNVILAERSEASTEKDTRNGLGKSTLIEIIDFCLGSRARKGKGLVIEPLEQWAFTLELTLGGNRVKVTRAVTEHNRIVVEGSTKGWIEQPDRDVKSGEMIYTVERWRKILGWALFSIPMSTGSVKYKPSFRSLVSYMVRRGPSAYLSPFQHTARQQTWDVQLHTAYLLGMNWEYPSRLKSLKDREEGVKAIETAIKTGAMEGAIGTVGELETQRIQLEQQTTSAKQALDTFKVHPQYESVQQDADRFTQEIHDLANRNVTYRRRLSRYQESIKEEKPPAGMSLERLYEESGLLFPDAVKRSLDDVRVFHQRVVSNRRDFLETEITRIQKVISEREEQIKELTDQRAEVLEVLQTHGALQEITKLQERYVELRGSLDRVQTRLREMKNLTATKREVKAAKAELVQTAEQDHEQRVGVWSEAVRLFNEHSQALYKSPGRLVIDVGEKGYEYQVEIERSGSEGIGKMKIFCFDLAVLQVQMQIPHGIDFLIHDTLMYDSVDGRQRALAFERAHEVTTSLGGQYICTINSDMVPIEDFSKGFDFQQHVQLTLSDATPSDSLLGIHFERPGK, from the coding sequence ATGATTCACAGTGTATCTGCCAATCAGCCATCTTTCCATACGGTGAACTTCACCACTGGACTCAATGTTATCCTTGCCGAGCGCTCTGAGGCTTCGACCGAGAAGGACACACGCAATGGCCTCGGTAAATCGACACTGATCGAGATCATTGACTTCTGTCTGGGCAGCCGTGCAAGGAAGGGCAAAGGGTTGGTGATCGAACCATTAGAGCAGTGGGCATTCACCCTCGAACTCACCCTCGGTGGTAACCGGGTCAAAGTGACGCGGGCGGTGACTGAACACAATCGTATCGTCGTTGAAGGGTCTACTAAGGGCTGGATCGAGCAACCTGATCGCGATGTAAAATCAGGTGAGATGATTTATACGGTAGAACGTTGGCGAAAAATTCTCGGTTGGGCCCTTTTTAGTATCCCCATGTCTACTGGGTCAGTGAAATATAAGCCCAGCTTCCGGAGCCTTGTTTCCTACATGGTTCGTCGTGGACCATCCGCCTATCTCAGTCCATTTCAGCATACCGCAAGACAGCAGACCTGGGATGTGCAACTCCATACGGCCTATCTCTTGGGAATGAACTGGGAGTACCCATCCCGTTTGAAGAGCCTGAAGGATCGAGAGGAGGGCGTCAAGGCTATTGAGACAGCTATCAAGACAGGCGCGATGGAAGGCGCAATTGGTACCGTTGGCGAACTGGAGACCCAGCGTATCCAGTTGGAGCAACAGACCACCTCTGCTAAACAGGCTCTGGACACGTTCAAGGTCCATCCACAGTATGAATCCGTGCAACAGGACGCAGACCGTTTTACCCAAGAAATCCATGATTTGGCCAATCGTAACGTCACTTACAGGCGACGCTTGAGTCGCTACCAGGAATCCATTAAAGAAGAGAAGCCGCCTGCGGGTATGTCACTAGAGCGGTTATACGAAGAATCCGGTTTGTTGTTTCCCGACGCAGTCAAACGGTCATTAGATGATGTTCGAGTTTTTCACCAAAGGGTTGTATCCAATCGACGCGACTTCTTGGAAACCGAGATTACACGCATCCAGAAAGTTATCAGTGAGCGCGAAGAGCAAATTAAGGAGTTGACCGACCAGCGTGCCGAGGTGCTGGAAGTTCTCCAGACACATGGCGCGCTGCAAGAGATCACCAAACTCCAAGAACGCTATGTAGAATTACGGGGATCACTTGATCGGGTTCAGACTCGGTTGAGGGAGATGAAGAACCTCACCGCTACCAAGCGAGAAGTCAAGGCAGCAAAGGCGGAATTGGTTCAGACTGCTGAGCAGGATCATGAGCAGCGCGTGGGCGTTTGGTCCGAAGCTGTTCGTTTGTTCAACGAGCACTCCCAGGCGCTCTATAAATCTCCTGGAAGACTGGTAATCGATGTTGGTGAAAAGGGCTACGAGTATCAGGTAGAAATCGAACGTAGCGGCAGCGAAGGCATCGGAAAAATGAAGATTTTCTGCTTTGACCTCGCTGTTCTCCAAGTCCAAATGCAAATCCCTCATGGAATCGATTTCCTGATCCATGACACTCTGATGTATGACTCTGTGGACGGTCGTCAGCGGGCGCTGGCATTTGAGCGAGCTCACGAAGTAACAACCTCTCTTGGCGGCCAGTATATCTGCACTATCAATTCGGATATGGTCCCGATTGAAGACTTCAGCAAAGGCTTTGATTTTCAGCAACACGTGCAGCTTACTCTGTCAGATGCGACACCGTCCGATAGTTTACTTGGCATTCATTTCGAGAGGCCCGGTAAATGA
- a CDS encoding type I restriction endonuclease subunit R codes for MTTYTEDTLVQQTTAEYLEQELGWNSVYAYNNEDFGPDSLLGRASDRDVVLTRPLRTKLVELNPGLPEEAYDDAVRQIVSTGAMQSMIATNREKYDLVRDGVQVTFRNDKNERVRERLRVFDFTEPANNHFLCVRELWVRGDLYRRRADIVGFVNGLPLLFMELKNVSKDIRAAYEKNFKDYKDTVPHLFHHNAFVVLANGVDAKIGSVTSRFEHFHEWKRLAEDQPGVVDMETLLKGVCDKTTFMDLLENFIVFDDSAGEPRKILARNHQFLGVNRAIEAVRDRKNRQGKLGVFWHTQGAGKSYSMVLFTRKIHRKLGGNFTFLVLTDRDDLDTQIYKTFAGCGVADNDRDPCRASSGDHLSHLLAEHKSYIFSLIQKFNRDVNPDEGYTQRDDIIVITDEAHRTQSGTLALNMRNALPNASFIGFTGTPLFKDEDEVTRRVFGDYISTYDFQRAVDDKATVPLYYDARGEKLGVAIGDVNERIAKKLEELQTDDIDVAQRLERELRRDYHIITADKRLDQIASDFVQHYSTAWETGKAMLVCIDKVTCVRMHGLISKYWDERIAGLEAETSRTTDEQEEAFLQRQIDWMRETRAVVVVSEEQGEVEKFRKWDLDITPHRRLIKDGIDLPEFMREQPQFHNMQRLALDDAFKEGDHPFRIAIVCAMWLTGFDVPSLSTLYLDKPLKAHTLMQAIARANRVNEGKNNGMIVDYCGILKNLRKALSTYAGRGDGSRSGKDGQIEPAKPEEDLLADLAEAIVLVRSFLTERGASLDDIISKKSFQRNAAILAAKEAANENDESRKRFEVMCRAVFTKFKACINVKGINAHRSDYDAINVVYRSLQKDRDMADITDIIREFHRVVDGAIETRPDGIAEDSEPYDISKIDFDRLWQEFERSPAKRTTVQNLKQVIDQRLYRLLQQNPLRTDFQRHYEDIVVEYNREKDRATIEKTFEALLRFINEMEEEESRAVREGLDEESLAVFDLLKKPDLSSTEIQHIKEVAVELLKTLKRERLRIDHWRDKEATRDAVRLTIHDFLWNESTGLPVDHYTEEDVDARADEVYRHVYRVYPMLPSPFYENWTTA; via the coding sequence ATGACCACCTACACCGAGGACACCCTCGTCCAGCAGACCACGGCCGAGTACCTGGAGCAGGAGCTGGGGTGGAACTCGGTGTACGCCTATAACAACGAGGACTTCGGGCCGGACAGCCTGCTGGGCCGCGCTTCGGACCGGGACGTCGTCCTGACACGACCCCTCAGAACCAAGCTCGTCGAGCTGAACCCCGGATTACCCGAGGAAGCCTATGACGACGCCGTGCGGCAGATCGTTTCGACAGGGGCGATGCAGTCGATGATCGCCACAAACCGCGAGAAGTACGATCTTGTCCGTGACGGCGTGCAGGTCACCTTCAGGAACGACAAGAACGAGCGGGTCCGCGAGCGGCTGCGGGTGTTTGACTTCACCGAACCCGCGAACAACCACTTCCTCTGCGTGCGGGAACTCTGGGTCCGGGGCGACCTGTACCGTCGACGGGCCGACATCGTGGGATTCGTCAACGGCCTGCCGCTGCTGTTCATGGAGCTGAAGAACGTCAGCAAGGATATCCGGGCGGCCTACGAGAAAAATTTCAAGGACTACAAGGACACGGTGCCGCACCTGTTCCATCACAACGCCTTCGTCGTGCTGGCCAATGGCGTAGACGCCAAGATCGGCTCGGTGACCAGCCGCTTCGAGCACTTCCATGAGTGGAAGCGTCTGGCTGAGGACCAGCCCGGCGTGGTGGACATGGAGACGCTCCTGAAGGGAGTATGCGATAAGACCACCTTCATGGACTTGCTGGAGAACTTCATCGTCTTTGACGATTCGGCCGGCGAGCCGAGGAAAATTCTTGCCCGGAACCATCAGTTCCTCGGCGTGAACCGGGCCATCGAGGCCGTCCGGGATCGCAAGAATCGGCAGGGGAAGCTGGGAGTGTTCTGGCACACGCAGGGGGCGGGCAAGAGTTACTCGATGGTGTTGTTCACACGGAAGATCCACCGCAAACTCGGGGGGAACTTCACCTTCCTTGTGCTCACAGACCGCGACGACCTCGACACCCAGATCTACAAGACCTTTGCCGGGTGCGGTGTGGCTGATAACGACCGCGACCCGTGCCGGGCATCCAGCGGCGATCACCTCAGTCACCTGCTCGCAGAGCATAAGTCGTACATTTTCTCGCTGATTCAGAAGTTCAATAGGGATGTGAATCCGGATGAGGGCTACACACAACGCGACGACATCATTGTCATCACCGACGAGGCACATCGTACGCAGTCCGGAACTCTGGCGCTGAACATGCGAAACGCCCTCCCGAACGCCAGCTTCATCGGGTTTACCGGCACACCGCTGTTTAAGGACGAAGACGAAGTCACGCGTCGGGTGTTCGGAGACTACATCTCGACGTACGACTTCCAGCGGGCAGTCGATGACAAGGCCACCGTTCCGCTGTACTACGACGCCCGGGGCGAGAAGCTCGGCGTGGCCATCGGCGACGTGAACGAGCGGATTGCCAAGAAACTTGAAGAACTGCAGACGGATGACATCGATGTGGCACAGCGGCTGGAGCGGGAACTCAGGCGGGACTATCACATCATCACCGCCGACAAGCGGCTCGACCAGATTGCCAGCGACTTCGTCCAGCACTATTCGACGGCCTGGGAAACCGGCAAGGCGATGCTGGTGTGCATCGACAAGGTGACCTGCGTGCGGATGCACGGCCTGATCAGCAAATATTGGGACGAGCGCATCGCCGGACTGGAAGCTGAAACATCCCGGACAACCGACGAGCAGGAAGAGGCATTCCTGCAACGGCAGATCGACTGGATGCGTGAGACCCGCGCGGTTGTCGTAGTAAGCGAAGAACAGGGCGAGGTCGAAAAGTTCCGCAAGTGGGACCTGGACATTACCCCGCATCGCCGCCTGATCAAAGATGGGATCGACCTGCCAGAGTTCATGCGGGAGCAGCCTCAGTTCCACAACATGCAGAGACTGGCGCTGGACGACGCTTTTAAGGAGGGAGATCACCCGTTCCGGATTGCGATTGTCTGTGCCATGTGGCTGACCGGGTTCGACGTTCCGAGCCTCTCGACGCTGTATCTGGACAAACCTCTCAAGGCGCACACGCTGATGCAGGCCATTGCCCGTGCCAACCGCGTGAACGAAGGCAAGAACAACGGGATGATCGTGGACTACTGCGGCATCCTTAAAAACCTGCGCAAAGCGCTGTCGACGTATGCCGGACGTGGGGATGGTTCCCGGAGCGGCAAAGACGGACAAATCGAACCCGCGAAGCCTGAGGAGGATCTTCTGGCCGATCTGGCCGAAGCGATCGTGCTCGTCCGCTCATTCCTGACCGAACGCGGCGCATCGCTGGATGATATCATCTCAAAGAAGAGCTTCCAGCGGAACGCAGCCATCCTTGCTGCCAAGGAGGCGGCCAACGAGAACGACGAGTCGCGTAAACGATTTGAGGTGATGTGCCGGGCAGTGTTCACGAAATTCAAGGCATGCATTAATGTGAAGGGGATCAACGCGCATCGAAGCGATTACGACGCGATCAATGTCGTCTACAGAAGCCTGCAGAAGGATCGCGATATGGCGGACATCACCGACATTATCCGTGAGTTTCACCGGGTGGTTGATGGGGCGATTGAGACCCGACCGGATGGTATTGCCGAAGATTCCGAACCATATGACATTAGTAAAATCGACTTTGACCGGCTCTGGCAGGAGTTCGAACGGAGTCCAGCGAAACGAACAACCGTCCAGAATCTCAAACAGGTTATCGATCAGCGCCTGTATCGGCTTCTGCAGCAGAATCCGTTGCGGACGGACTTCCAACGGCACTATGAGGACATCGTAGTTGAATATAATCGCGAAAAGGATCGGGCAACCATCGAGAAGACATTCGAAGCCCTGCTGCGGTTCATAAACGAGATGGAAGAGGAGGAAAGCCGGGCTGTGCGGGAAGGCCTCGATGAGGAGTCACTGGCGGTTTTTGATCTTTTGAAGAAGCCGGACCTTTCTTCCACTGAAATCCAGCACATCAAGGAAGTCGCCGTTGAGCTCCTTAAGACCCTCAAGAGAGAGAGACTTCGAATCGATCACTGGCGTGACAAGGAAGCCACGCGAGACGCAGTCCGACTCACCATCCACGATTTCCTCTGGAACGAATCAACCGGTCTGCCGGTGGATCACTACACAGAGGAAGATGTGGATGCAAGAGCGGATGAAGTCTATCGCCATGTATACCGCGTGTATCCCATGCTCCCCTCGCCGTTTTATGAAAACTGGACAACGGCATGA
- a CDS encoding phosphate-starvation-inducible PsiE family protein yields MLELLDTYEKWIYRILIALLAVVIAFAVIELVLLVIYGIIDDRMFRLENHEILGVFGAFLLILIGVELLETIRAYVEHHEVRVEVILLVAIIAIARKIILFDSTDVSDLPLIGLALLLTSLVGGYYIILKAKRLKNEDSAV; encoded by the coding sequence ATGCTCGAACTGCTGGACACCTATGAGAAGTGGATCTACCGGATCCTGATTGCCCTCCTTGCCGTTGTGATCGCCTTCGCCGTCATCGAACTCGTGCTGCTGGTGATTTACGGCATCATCGACGACCGGATGTTCAGGCTGGAAAACCACGAGATACTGGGCGTTTTCGGCGCCTTCCTGCTCATCCTCATCGGTGTCGAACTCCTCGAGACCATCAGGGCGTATGTGGAGCACCACGAGGTGCGCGTCGAGGTGATCCTGCTCGTTGCCATCATCGCCATCGCCCGCAAGATCATCCTCTTCGATTCGACCGATGTATCCGACCTCCCCCTCATCGGTCTGGCCCTGCTGCTCACCTCCCTGGTCGGCGGCTACTATATCATCCTCAAGGCGAAGCGGCTGAAAAACGAAGATTCTGCCGTATAA